Part of the Candidatus Poribacteria bacterium genome is shown below.
AGCGTGATGATAAAAATATCAGAAAGTACGCCTGAAACAGCAAATCTTATGAAAATATTGGTGAATCATTATTTTAATTCAGAAGAAGTGGTCGTAGTAACTGGCGATTCTGAGGTATCAAAATTCTTTGCGTCTTTGCCATGGGACAAATTTGTATTTACCGGTGGCTCCGAAGTCGGCAAACATATTTTGAAAGCTGCTGCGCAAAATTTAACGCCTGTATTACTCGAATTAGGCGGTAAATCGCCATGTATAATTCTGGAAGATGCGGATATACCGGAAGTGGCACACAAAATTATGAAGGTTCGACTTATGAATGCGGGACAAGTCTGTATTTCTGGCGACTATGTGATGTTACCAAAACAGCATTTAGATGATTTTATTCAAAGTATATTGGAAAGTGCCAAAGAAACATATCCAAATATCATTGACAACGAGGATTTTACATCCGTTATAGATAATCGTGCCTATGATAGAATCACTGGATATATTGATGAGGCGATAAACGAAGGCTGTAGGGTTATAGAATCTAATCCTATGAATGAAAATGTGCCGGACAGAAAATCAAGGAAAATACCGTTAACTCTTGTTATTAATCCATCTCAACATTTACAGGTATGCGAAAATGAAATATTTGGACCGGTGCTTTCTGTCTTTACCTACGAAAGTTTAAGAGATGCTATTCAATATATTAATTCTAAACCTAAGCCGCTTGCACTTTATATTTTTGGCAAAAATAAAACCGAAATTAATCAAGTGATAAATAACACATCAAGTGGCGGTGTCACCGTGAACGATTTGTTAATGCACGCGGATTCTAAAGAAATGGGTTTTGGCGGTGTGGGTTATAGCGGCATGGGTCGCTATAAAGGCGGACTTATAGGTTACAAAGCTTTTTCAAATCCAAAATCTGTTGTTGAACAGGGATTCTTACGAAGATTTACAGAAAGATTTATACCACCCATGAAAAACGATACTGCCAGAAAAATGTTAAGAAATCAGGTAGGTGTTAAATATTAACCAGTTGACAAATGAATTTAATTATTGAGGGGTAACCAATGTATAAACAAATGGGTTCTATATTCAGTTTGTGCATCGCGATATTAATGATTTGCAGTCTGTTCGCGACAGCCTCTGAAGAAGCCAAGAAAAGCCCGATTAAAGTCGGTGGTGCCATGCGTGTTAACTATGCCTATGGTTCTTATGGCGATGAGGATCACCCACATCCAAGAGGTGAGAAAATAGGTGATGTTGACCTTGAAATATTTCGGCTCAATGCTGATTTAGATTATAAAAAACTCAATGGCCGACTTGAATATCGCTGGTATGATGCCTATAGTATGATTCATACCGCATGGTTGGGCTATAAACTTAATAATTTAGGCTCAGTTAAGGCAGGTATTGTTCGAGTGCCTTTTGGCCCGACCGCCTATGGCGTATCTACCAGTTGGTTCTTCGATCAGCATTTCTATGTTGGACTTGCTGATGATATGGACTTAGGTATCAGATGGACCAACTCTTTTGATAAACTCACTTTGGACCTCGCTTATTATCCTATGAGCGATCCACAGGTGATTCAATATGGTAGTCTGGCAAGTTCACGCTATAGTTATGATATTGTCAAATGGGAAGAGAAGGCTGATTCAAAAGGAAATGTGGAATGGGGAGCCGGTGAAAATGGGTATGACGAACAACATCAGTTGGTATCAATGTAGGCATTAAGAGATTAAGCCAAGTTAACATTGTTCTGGCGTTTATATTGCTACTAACTGTGATATGCTTAGGACCGACACTCTATATTTTTAACCCAAGTTGCCAGTTAGTAATGAGTTGTAAATCCATGGGATATCCTTTATAG
Proteins encoded:
- a CDS encoding aldehyde dehydrogenase family protein, with translation MNKELIEKIQEVFDFQKSHYSPAKTPSYQLRIDRLTRIEQMCRKHVKEITQALQQDFGTRHPDLIFLADIFPQISHAKYVKKHLKSWMKKEKTSSGLLAFTGQSSYFVNEPLGVVGIMSPFNAPVSLALDPAVDAIAAGNSVMIKISESTPETANLMKILVNHYFNSEEVVVVTGDSEVSKFFASLPWDKFVFTGGSEVGKHILKAAAQNLTPVLLELGGKSPCIILEDADIPEVAHKIMKVRLMNAGQVCISGDYVMLPKQHLDDFIQSILESAKETYPNIIDNEDFTSVIDNRAYDRITGYIDEAINEGCRVIESNPMNENVPDRKSRKIPLTLVINPSQHLQVCENEIFGPVLSVFTYESLRDAIQYINSKPKPLALYIFGKNKTEINQVINNTSSGGVTVNDLLMHADSKEMGFGGVGYSGMGRYKGGLIGYKAFSNPKSVVEQGFLRRFTERFIPPMKNDTARKMLRNQVGVKY